The following are encoded together in the Citrus sinensis cultivar Valencia sweet orange chromosome 1, DVS_A1.0, whole genome shotgun sequence genome:
- the LOC102624234 gene encoding probable clathrin assembly protein At4g32285: MSTSTIRKAIGAVKDQTSIGLAKVASNLAPELEVAIVKATSHDDDPADEKYIREILSLTSYSRGYVHACMTAVSKRLGKTRDWLVAIKTLMLIHRLLNDGDPVFQEEILYATRRGTRLLNMSDFRDEAHSSSWDHSAFVRTYAMYLDQRLELILFDKKSGSKSGSSHNNGFGSRDRDDFRSPPPRPSEYNYGDSRIDTGYGNYGMTRRSRSYGDVSEAAGGREEKRVVTPLREMKPERIFGKMGHLQRLLDRFLSCRPTGLAKNNRIVLIALYPMVKESFQIYADICEVLAVLLDKFFDMEYTDCVKAFDAYTSSAKQIDELIAFYNWCKDTGVMRSSEYPDVQRITSKLLETLEEFVRDRAKRPKSPERKEIEAPPVQEPVQDMNEIKALPPPEDHTPPPPPEPEPEPEPQKPQVTEDLVNLRDDGITADDQGNKFALALFNGPAANNGNGSWEAFPSNGEPQVTSAWQNPAAEPGKEDWELALVETASHLSHQKAALGGGLDPLLLTGMYEQGMVRQHVSTTQLSGGSASSVALPGTGKTPVLALPAPDGTVQAVNQDPFAASLSIPPPSYVQMAEMEKKQVLLVHEQQVWQQYSREGMQGQASLAKITGTGYYNAGPMPMMPYGMPPVNGMGPPAGYHYTPY, from the coding sequence ATGTCGACGAGCACTATTCGAAAAGCGATCGGGGCCGTTAAGGACCAGACGAGCATAGGCTTAGCGAAAGTGGCGAGCAACCTGGCGCCGGAGCTGGAAGTCGCGATAGTCAAAGCCACGAGCCACGACGACGATCCGGCTGACGAGAAATACATTCGCGAGATCTTGAGCTTGACCTCGTATTCTCGCGGCTACGTGCACGCATGCATGACGGCTGTGTCGAAGCGTCTGGGGAAGACGCGCGACTGGCTCGTGGCTATCAAGACGCTCATGCTGATTCACCGGCTCCTGAACGACGGCGATCCGGTGTTTCAAGAGGAGATCTTGTACGCGACGAGGAGAGGAACGCGGCTTTTGAACATGTCCGATTTCAGAGACGAGGCTCACTCGAGCTCGTGGGACCACTCTGCTTTTGTAAGAACTTATGCTATGTATTTAGATCAGAGActtgaattgattttgtttgataAAAAGAGTGGCTCTAAGTCTGGTTCTAGTCATAATAATGGATTTGGATCTAGAGATAGGGATGATTTTCGATCACCGCCACCTAGACCTTCTGAGTATAATTATGGGGACTCTAGAATTGATACTGGTTACGGGAATTATGGGATGACGAGGAGATCTAGATCTTATGGTGATGTGAGTGAGGCTGCAGGTGGGCGGGAGGAGAAAAGAGTGGTGACTCCGTTGAGGGAAATGAAGCCGGAGAGGATATTTGGGAAAATGGGGCATTTGCAGAGACTCTTGGATCGGTTCTTGTCGTGTAGACCTACTGGTTTGGCTAAGAATAATAGGATTGTGTTGATTGCGCTGTATCCGATGGTTAAGGAGAGTTTTCAGATTTATGCTGATATTTGTGAGGTTTTAGCTGTGTtacttgataaattttttgatatgGAGTATACGGATTGTGTTAAGGCCTTTGATGCATATACGAGTTCTGCGAAGCAAATTGACGAGCTGATTGCATTTTATAATTGGTGTAAGGATACTGGTGTGATGAGATCCTCTGAGTATCCTGATGTTCAGAGGATTACAAGCAAGTTGTTAGAGACTTTGGAGGAGTTTGTGAGGGATAGAGCCAAGAGGCCCAAGAGTCCGGAGAGGAAAGAAATTGAGGCCCCTCCTGTTCAGGAGCCGGTACAAGATATGAATGAGATAAAGGCATTGCCTCCTCCAGAGGATCACACTCCTCCCCCTCCACCAGAACCTGAGCCTGAGCCTGAGCCTCAGAAGCCGCAAGTGACTGAAGATTTGGTGAACTTGAGGGATGATGGGATTACAGCAGATGATCAAGGGAACAAGTTTGCCTTGGCTTTGTTTAATGGCCCCGCAGCTAATAATGGCAATGGATCATGGGAAGCATTCCCATCAAATGGGGAGCCTCAGGTGACTTCAGCCTGGCAGAACCCGGCCGCTGAGCCTGGTAAGGAAGATTGGGAATTGGCATTGGTTGAGACAGCCAGTCATTTGTCACATCAGAAAGCAGCATTGGGCGGCGGCCTTGATCCTTTGCTGTTGACTGGCATGTACGAACAGGGAATGGTGAGGCAACATGTGAGCACTACCCAATTGAGCGGTGGAAGTGCAAGTAGTGTTGCACTGCCGGGGACAGGGAAAACACCGGTTTTAGCTCTCCCGGCTCCAGATGGGACAGTCCAGGCAGTGAATCAGGACCCATTTGCAGCATCGTTGAGCATTCCACCTCCTTCGTATGTGCAAATGGCTGAAATGGAGAAGAAACAGGTTTTGCTAGTGCACGAACAGCAAGTATGGCAGCAATACTCTAGAGAAGGAATGCAAGGCCAAGCTAGTTTGGCCAAGATCACTGGCACTGGATACTACAATGCAGGTCCTATGCCCATGATGCCATATGGAATGCCACCAGTCAATGGGATGGGACCACCGGCAGGGTATCACTACACTCCCTActga
- the LOC102622386 gene encoding glycosyltransferase BC10 — protein sequence MLSPSPLSLFCALLLCLPFAIIFTINSPAATTAKTTTRAAGETLLSRKPKPPPPIRIPKDDGSLLPLAAARTKNTPTGTKKVAFLFLTTTPLPLAPLWQLYFNRSNTNLYNIYVHADPTFKYDPPFSGVFSRRVIPSKPTLRFTPTLSSAARRLLAHALLRDPGNYMFALLSPSCIPIHPFDFTYRTLVNSEKSFVEVLKDEPGQYDRWAARGDNAMLPEVKLEDFRIGSQFWVLTRKHARLVVSDRRIWDKFDKPCEYERRGSCYPEENYFPTLLHMRDPRGCVPATLTHVDWSVNIDGHPREYQESDVGPELIMRLRNGRPRYGDDGTNGSDSTLRERHHPFLFARKFSRGSIQRLLSIANDFIFKDQDEGSRMALL from the coding sequence atgctgTCGCCATCCCCGCTCTCTTTGTTTTGTGCTTTACTTCTTTGCTTACCTTTTGCCATCATCTTCACAATTAACAGCCCCGCCGCCACCACCGCTAAGACCACCACTCGCGCCGCCGGTGAAACCCTTTTATCCCGGAAACCGAAACCCCCACCGCCGATACGAATTCCGAAGGACGATGGGTCATTGCTTCCACTCGCAGCAGCGCGTACGAAGAATACCCCCACGGGGACTAAGAAAGTGGCATTCTTGTTCCTTACCACTACCCCTCTTCCTTTGGCGCCACTTTGGCAGCTTTACTTCAACCGAAGTAATACGAATCTTTACAACATTTACGTCCATGCGGACCCCACTTTCAAATACGACCCGCCGTTTTCAGGCGTGTTTTCCCGCCGCGTCATTCCCTCTAAACCAACCCTCCGTTTCACCCCGACTCTCAGTTCCGCCGCGCGTCGGCTTCTCGCCCACGCTCTCCTCCGCGATCCCGGTAATTACATGTTTGCCCTTCTATCTCCGTCTTGCATCCCCATTCATCCGTTCGACTTCACGTACAGAACGCTGGTAAATTCCGAGAAGAGTTTCGTTGAGGTTCTCAAGGACGAGCCTGGACAGTACGACAGATGGGCAGCGCGTGGGGACAACGCCATGTTACCGGAAGTGAAGTTGGAGGATTTTAGGATTGGGTCCCAGTTCTGGGTCTTGACACGTAAGCACGCGAGGCTTGTCGTTAGCGACAGGAGGATTTGGGACAAGTTCGATAAACCGTGCGAGTACGAGCGCAGGGGCAGTTGTTACCCGGAGGAGAATTACTTTCCTACCCTTCTGCACATGCGAGACCCCAGAGGGTGTGTGCCCGCCACGCTCACCCACGTGGACTGGAGTGTGAACATAGACGGTCACCCGCGCGAGTACCAGGAGTCCGATGTGGGGCCGGAGTTGATAATGAGGCTGAGGAATGGTAGGCCGAGGTACGGTGATGATGGAACCAACGGCTCTGATTCGACCTTGAGGGAGCGGCATCACCCATTTTTGTTTGCCAGGAAGTTTTCTAGGGGCTCGATTCAACGGTTGTTGAGTATAGCAaatgatttcattttcaaggaTCAGGATGAGGGTTCAAGGATGGCATTGTTGTAA
- the LOC102623950 gene encoding uncharacterized protein LOC102623950, giving the protein MPRPGPRPYECVRRAWHSERHQPMRGSLIQEIFRVVNEIHSEATKKNKEWQEKLPVVVLKSEEIMYSKANSEAEYMDLKTLLDRTNDAINTIIRLDESTETGELLPPCIEAALNLGCMPRRTSRSQRNNNPRCYLNTGIQEPSNVENVPQGNHLVQSQGMAPYCSFMKQTMSATQNLVFQNINGCANKLPFASQNVPPSGNKQCFSLENYPAAPSAYPLYYGTCFKFEEIPPGLENFPNPTSKNTQRYIKDTPDNPQDIGCDLSLRLGPFSVPCPSFEHNQQEQVKEVGSRSQEVNKIGDLVPQLNKQLLFVSKTNDNYPLEACSSQWSVEGDVDTNMRKRKVVSAQSLEDEYFGWQPKLPGSRLTGRRKSMKSAGS; this is encoded by the exons ATGCCTAGACCAGGGCCAAGACCTTACGAATGTGTAAGAAGAGCATGGCATAGTGAAAGGCACCAGCCCATGAGGGGTTCTCTCATCCAAGAAATTTTCAG AGTCGTGAATGAGATACATAGCGAAGCTACCAAGAAGAACAAGGAATGGCAAGAGAAGCTTCCTGTTGTTGTCTTGAAATCAGAAGAAATTATGTACTCCAAAGCCAACTCCGAG GCTGAATATATGGACCTTAAAACACTTTTGGACCGAACAAACGATGCCATTAACACGATTATTCGACTTGATGAGAGTACTGAAACTGGAGAGCTACTTCCTCCTTGTATTGAAG CTGCTCTCAATTTGGGTTGTATGCCAAGAAGAACATCGAGGAGCCAGAGAAATAATAATCCAAGGTGTTACCTTAACACTGGCATTCAAGAGCCCAGCAATGTAGAGAATGTTCCTCAAGGAAATCACTTGGTTCAGTCACAGGGCATGGCTCCTTATTGCTCATTTATGAAACAAACAATGAGTGCAACTCAAAACCTTGTTTTCCAGAACATCAATGGTTGTGCTAACAAACTTCCCTTTGCATCTCAGAATGTCCCTCCATCTGGTAACAAACAATGCTTTTCTCTGGAAAATTATCCTGCTGCACCTTCTGCTTACCCTTTATATTATGGAACTTgcttcaaatttgaagaaatcCCTCCTGGGCTTGAAAATTTTCCCAACCCAACTTCTAAAAATACTCAAAGATATATCAAGGATACTCCTGATAACCCACAAGACATTGGCTGTGATCTGTCACTTCGGCTGGGTCCTTTCTCAGTTCCCTGCCCAAGTTTTGAACATAATCAGCAAGAACAGGTTAAAGAGGTGGGTTCTCGTTCTCAAGAGGTGAACAAGATCGGTGATTTGGTACCGCAATTGAATAAACAATTACTCTTTGTTTCTAAAACCAATGATAATTACCCATTAGAGGCATGTTCAAGTCAGTGGAGTGTTGAGGGTGATGTAGATACAAATATGAGAAAGCGAAAGGTAGTTTCTGCTCAATCTTTGGAAGATGAGTATTTTGGTTGGCAGCCAAAGCTTCCAGGTAGCCGGTTAACTGGCCGAAGGAAAAGTATGAAAAGTGCCGGTTCATAG
- the LOC102623657 gene encoding uncharacterized protein LOC102623657, with the protein MRKYWSQRPPAVGTKRFHVKVKPLKLEGFCKDDDEIEKSMIVQMKWNGPKSSFVPFYRSKQIRNSTSERIFKNGDVSVEWDDEFESICDFSVVSKDGSLCPWHVSFSVLYRESAESKTNKMAIWGKASINLAEMAANMESEVERKLPVTSKVAGAAPADATLLISVRFAEARNFNELSSPSPGPVQNTAVVESERSDAFFRKVMGFTGYKKKKKKTKSDQQASSCESDELAAADSDGSSGITNDNGHVEVSSGTDLGSSSSGSETQADPVRKDGLLSWKRRRLSFRQSKKKGEPLIKKSSDNQVNDDVEADVDRQLNISPTADSIISGALQNTEATETSSENDCGKWEMKELISRDGQTKLKANVFLASFDQRSEKAAGESACTALVAVVAHWLHSNQDFMPTKQEYDKLIAQGSSDWRMLCNNETYTNFFPDRHFDLETVLEAGIHPITVFPDKSFTGFFSPEKFESLKGAMSFDEIWNEINNHSRDCQQPAAGVYIVSWNDHFFVLKVEANACYIIDSLGERLFEGCNQAYILKFDDSSMMYGKLPKEEAGSEESAKAEEEKAASCKEVESEETICTGKVPKEDAGSKESAKDEEGKAASCKEVESEELISSGKDLKEETGSKESAKAEEEKAASCKEVGSEELICSGKECCKEYIKRFLAAIPLGELEVEEKKGKVSTICLHKRLQIDFHYSSCSSSATTSSFSSPAISSNFALFSSEESN; encoded by the exons TCGAAGCAGATTAGAAACTCTACCAGtgaaagaatttttaaaaacggCGACGTATCAGTCGAATGGGACGATGAATTTGAGAGCATTTGTGACTTCTCAGTCGTGTCCAAAGACGGTTCCCTTTGTCCGTGGCACGTTTCATTTTCTGTCCTATac AGAGAAAGCGCTGAATCAAAGACTAATAAAATGGCGATCTGGGGAAAAGCTTCGATAAATTTAGCAGAAATGGCTGCGAACATGGAATCGGAGGTCGAAAGAAAGCTTCCTGTCACTTCAAAAGTGGCCGGCGCGGCACCTGCCGATGCCACACTTCTG ATAAGCGTGAGGTTTGCGGAGGCGAGGAATTTTAATGAGTtatcatcaccatcaccagGACCTGTTCAAAACACGGCCGTTGTTGAGTCGGAGAGAAGTGACGCGTTCTTTAGAAAGGTAATGGGGTTCACGGGctacaagaagaaaaagaagaaaactaaAAGCGACCAGCAAGCGAGTTCTTGTGAGTCGGACGAGTTAGCGGCAGCTGACTCAGATGGCTCGTCTGGCATTACAAATGACAATGGCCATGTAGAGGTGAGTTCGGGGACCGACTTGGGTTCGTCGTCTTCTGGGTCGGAGACTCAGGCTGACCCGGTCAGAAAGGACGGGTTACTTTCCTGGAAGAGAAGGCGTTTGAGTTTCAGGCAGTCAAAGAAGAAAGGAGAGCCGTTGATTAAAAAAAGCAGTGATAATCAGGTCAATGATGACGTGGAGGCTGATGTTGATCGCCAACTCAACATCTCCCCCACCGCTGACTCTATCATATCCGGCGCCTTACAA AATACAGAGGCCACAGAAACTTCTTCGGAAAATGATTGTGGTAAATGGGAAATGAAAGAACTAATCAGCAGAGATGGGCAAACAAAGCTGAAAGCTAACGTCTTCTTAGCTTCGTTTGATCAACGGAGCGAGAAGGCGGCCGGTGAGAGCGCCTGCACAGCCCTGGTTGCGGTCGTTGCTCACTGGCTTCATTCAAACCAAGACTTCATGCCAACGAAACAAGAGTACGATAAACTCATAGCACAAGGTTCCTCCGACTGGCGAATGCTTTGTAACAACGAAACATACACCAATTTCTTCCCCGATAGGCATTTTGATCTTGAAACTGTTCTAGAAGCTGGCATTCACCCTATAACTGTCTTTCCGGACAAGTCTTTTACTGGATTTTTTAGCCCGGAAAAGTTTGAATCTTTGAAGGGAGCCATGTCTTTCGATGAGATATGGAATGAAATCAACAACCATTCTAGAGATTGCCAGCAACCAGCTGCTGGGGTTTATATAGTGAGTTGGaatgatcatttttttgtGCTGAAGGTTGAGGCAAATGCGTGCTACATTATTGACTCATTAGGTGAAAGGCTCTTTGAGGGATGCAATCAGGCATACATATTGAAATTTGATGATTCAAGTATGATGTATGGGAAACTTCCGAAAGAAGAGGCTGGTTCTGAGGAATCAGCCAAGGCTGAGGAAGAGAAAGCTGCTAGCTGCAAAGAGGTGGAAAGTGAAGAGACGATTTGCACTGGGAAAGTTCCGAAAGAAGATGCTGGTTCCAAGGAATCGGCCAAGGATGAGGAAGGGAAGGCTGCTAGCTGCAAAGAGGTGGAAAGTGAAGAGTTGATTAGCAGTGGGAAAGATCTGAAAGAAGAGACTGGTTCCAAGGAATCCGCTAAGGCTGAGGAAGAGAAGGCTGCTAGCTGCAAAGAGGTGGGAAGTGAAGAGTTGATTTGCAGTGGGAAGGAGTGTTGTAAAGAGTACATTAAAAGATTTCTCGCTGCCATACCACTTGGGGAACTCGAGGTTGAAGAGAAAAAAGGTAAAGTTTCGACTATTTGTCTTCACAAGagattacaaattgatttCCATTATAGCTCTTGTTCTTCATCTGCTACAACATCATCGTTTTCTTCTCCTgcaatttcttcaaatttcgCCCTCTTCTCCAGTGAAGAATCAAACTGA